TAATGGAAAATTGTTTGATCAAAATGAGATagagtcaatttttttaaatctaaaaaattgtttgaacaaGATGagaaacaaacaattttaagCTGAGCAGCTATTAATATCAATCGAGAAGAAAAGTTGTTGGTGTTGATTGAGATAAGAAGATGAGAAACGCAAAATTCTCTTCAACCCCCAatcttttgatttattttaatttcttcaaccatttctcattttccccttttGATTTGTCGTAATTTTCCTTGTCTCCACACTTTTAagttagtttaatatattaaaagcatttaagtaaaaaaaaatatctccgcattcttttattattactaatcaATATTTTTGAAGCAAGATCGAGCATTGACCCTTTAAAAGAGATGGTTTTattcaatcaataataaaattagtgaGCTGTTTAGATAGatattagagataataaatatttaaaataattgtatataattaataattaaatatttaatctgaattgttttatcaaaaaaaaaaacttagctTAATGGCACATACGTAGATTCAAAATTGATGGGTGAGGTGTTGGGGATTAAAACATTGTCATGGTCATATTAATTTCTATCAGTGAAAATGTCTAAATCCTCATTAAAGATAAAGACGTTGAAATAGGAAAATAGTTAGTGCCAAAATATTTTGGTAAATGACATTGAGATGAGACATGAGATCGATTCTATTAATTTCATCAGATTTTGATGCAGTTGATTCTGTTTGGAtctaaaagattattcaaatgGAAATGAAAGGTAGTTAATTTCATTCAACCTCCCTATCTTTTAATTATGGTGTTTGCCCCTATCATTTCTCTTCCAACACATGAGATATATTTAAGTCAactaatatttatgtatttttttattattaccgatcaaatataataaatctaCATACAAATTAGGTTAATTAAATACAACACTAATCTACATACAAACCCACTGCCAGAAAAGAATGGGttgaaaataaaactttataagagaaaaatgattttttaaaatttaatcttaaaaaaaaaatattagtttaaaaaaatagataatattttattatttttaatatattatttattatataataattttacttttgatactaatttatttttaagtttaataatttatgggtaagaatttagatttttaatagttagcTAATACTTAGTTAAAGTTTCAAagaaccttgggtgggagtaaTCGTTTGAGCCTTTAGTAATTAACATGAAAATTCAAAGTGGAAGAAGAGGTGGGGGCATGTGTGTCCCATCGGCATTAATGTAACCAAAACTTAACCACCTCTTCCCTTCTCATTTATTGCCATACTTCCATTAATAGTGTATGCTGCCTATGTATGTCAGGTGACTTGACAAATTTTTACTTCCACAGTTATGCTTGAACTCcttctttatatgtataatttagtGTAAACAGGTAAGATAAGAACTTGAGAGCATGGctttataattaagatttttggTTGAACAAAATGCACAAAAACTAGGacctaaaattaattaatcttgaGTTTTTCTCTCTAATCAGAAGCTTAAACCtctttaattaatgaataacaTCACATAATTCTTTTGTGCGGTGTCACACAACCATATGGCGGATAGATTACATTAAATTATTAGCCGATCGAATTCAACATAGTGGTACGTTTAGAAATTGAGTGCCACTTAACCACCCAATTTCATTGCCTTTAATCTTGCAGCTTTGACTCCAAGGATTagtataatttatacaatattagaatttttaagataaaaatttgggtTCGAGTCTTTGTTatgtttataaaactttaacttatttgatataatgattATAGATCTGATTATTATATCTCAAATTTATCCGACTAATAAATACAGATGAAATCCTCGATTATTAGGAACCCTTCATAGCACACCAagaaatcatattatatttatcaattaaccaTTTCTTGTTGAATTAAAGACCAACAATTTACTTtatcataactttttttttttatatatatgtattacaAGAAATGTGTGACACAAGAAAGTCAAGGTTCCATGTTGTGGGATTTAGACGAAAACAAAACAGTTTTCAGTTTTGATAGTCAGCCAATTTATTAGCCATGTCCCCACACTCTCAACTATTCTAACACAAACTCTGCCTCTCTTTCTGCAAACTCTCGTGTTCATGTTTTTTGGTTCATTCAATAAATAAGCacacaaagataaatatatatttatatatattattatataattaaatattcttttttaatttaaaattatataattatataataatatatattaaatttatatatatttatatactcaaaaaagatatatgtaattttattgtattaaaaattttactcttCTTAATCAAATAACTCAATTTAAACCCAATCCTTTTAGTATCCTCGGTCCATTTTTACTCGAAACAATTGTCCTAAAGACCCGCTCAAAGTTGAAACCCTAACTCTTCTCTTTCTGTCTTTTCAACATGGCGAGCTGATCTCTCTCATTTAGTGGTCTTTTTGTTCCAAAGAAAACGCCACATCATCACCCGGCATGCATTTATTTCTCCATGTTTCAACGTTTCCTTCTCATACAATCCACCGCAACTCACCACTACTTGTACTACCAACATTCACATTTTGTTAGCAACATTAACCTAATTTGCCCACCACTGCTTTCAACTGTCGTAGCTTCAGAatcaatctctctctttttggagtttcttggttctttttttttttttttctctttaaatggGTATGGATAAAAGATATCTGATTCTCTTGTTTTGGCTggtatttttgttgtttcttttggCTGGCAACACTCAGGCTGCAAGATACAGTTCTCAAGTTTTCAAAGTGAACCCAACAAAATCCCACAATACAACACGTACAATCTCTGGTTTCTTGCCAAAAGGAGCCCCAATCCCGCCTTCTGGGCCCTCCAAGGAGCACAACGACTTAGGGTTACAGAGTTCAGATAGATTGCCATGAAGAGGAATTAAGCTTTTTGGAAGCAGCTAGCCTCAACTGAATGCTCATGATAAAGCAATCAAAAAGATCGATGAACATGGGATTATTATCAGTCATATCCAAGGggttatttctttcttttacaaGCCTTTTGATTTCTTTAGAAGTtgttcatcatcatcaccatcatctattatatttatgtagTGAAACCCctctcctttttcttcaagaagtAAAAGCAGAGCGAGTTTTGACATTGTACAGAAGCTCTGAGCTCCATTGATACATGCAAATCAcaaatcttcttcattttgaTCTCTTGCAAATGGGTTCTTAGAAAAATTCTCCAAATGCAATGTTAACAAtgttatacacaaaaatttttcttttttataaatctcTCTCTTACAAGTGATGGATCACAGTGACATACAGCTCTGAATTCAAAAGCGCGCAAGCCAATACACAGTTGAAAAGATGACCATTCATGGACACTCAGATTTTCCAAATTGAGAGACGTGATCTTCTCTTCTGATTTGATCTgaataattcataatttattgttCAATAACATCCACCTTACCACGACCTTACCTACTACTCTATCTCTGCcctcaattaattattattattatttttttttgcagtttttaattaataaaatctatgtTTGCTTGCTGAAGCAAATGATTATTGTTGTACATATATGTCATACATTTATCCATTATACTATAACATAATCTTAAAGACAAATCTATACCACATGTGTTTTTGGGTGGATTAATGAGTCATTTATGAgcaattaatgataatttaatcaaataattataattaaacttgtGGTGTCTTATAAAACTGGATTCAATATGTGTAAATATTTACTCAGCAATATGAACGTGGATTATGAAAAGAATATTTGCTTCTCTGgtgcttttaaattaatatataataaaaggaGGAATATGTCAATGTTACATGTAGTATGtgggtatattttttaatatacataaataatatattatcatattattaaataattttaaattataaaaaatatttatatatatattaaaaagtaggagtacataatattatttttgtctaaTGTGTCAAAACATAATCCTAATTAACTACCAATGGATTAAGTTCAAAGGTCGttaagattaaagtttaaatttcaatgGAGGGGAATTTCAATCGGATTTGGTAAGacaaaaagtaataaaacatgCCTTATTTCTAACCATTTTGGAACTTTCCTTTGAAAATTTCTCAAGGTTGACTCTTGTAGTTTACGTTATTTAACaacaatgaagaagaaaaaatttcactTAAGTGGTCCATCTTTATAAGTAAATGGTAATTAtgattatatctattaattcttaattgttGAGTTGTATTTGTATCAAAGTGTTGTGATGATTGATGAGGCTACAAAttagattttcttattttgatgttaatttttacataattattgACATATAATAACACTACTTCTGCTTCATCTACTGGTGATAAAAATCagttcatctttctttttttttttttctttttttttaagaaaatgaaaatggattGACCTAATCCACCAAGATCACCGTCAATTTTGACCAAAGGGTGTGGAATATTAGTGTTGCTATAATTAAATAAGCAAATTAAGATTCATGAGAGAATTGGATGGGTGATAATCTTATTGGATAGTTATTACGTGTGTGGGAGAATTTTTTCACAACCTCCATTTATAATTCCAATGACAATTAAAGCCCTAACCTACCTTCCATTTTTTCATTATTCCACAAAGACACAAGTTATTTACGTATATACTACATatacatcatttaaatttagaaatgttaatgatctttttaagttaattataataagaaagaaaattttatgtaaatatcaataaactttaggccaaatgactatttcccatccaaggtttggtgcaaatccaattttttgtctattaattatcataaactTAAAACTCACTTatcagttaaattttattgttattgtcaagaataaaattgtcatttaaaaattttatttaaactaatattttttattatccctaagttttcaaatttttatttttacccctTAAACccatattttttaggtttaaaaactcactTTTCTCCCCATGTTTAggattgtaaattttttttccatatcaATCGcctcccaatattttaaaaagttacaattcAACCTAACTTCCTTTCTCTTCTCCTGCGATGATTCCCTAAAGACAGTGGTCGAATCTCTTTCTCCTCTCTTTCCTCTCCCTCCTAGTCATCCTCCCTTCACTATCTGATCGTctttgtcaaagaaaaagacaaagatgacTGACCTTCATCTGACAAAGACTCAGCGTTGAGTCTTCGTTTTCGTCTAAGATAAAGACAACCAGATAACGAAGGGAGATGGGAAGGGAGAAGGAAGAGATTCAATCGTTGTCTTCGATGAATCGTTAtcaaagagaaggagaaaggaTGTTAGGTTTAACAGTAACTTTCTAAAACATTCAGAGGGTGGcataaatgaaacaaattttgCAATCCTAGACTTGAGggaaaatgagtttttaaatctgaaaaatataagtttatgggataaaaatacaaatttgaaaacttagaaataataaaaaaaataagagtttaaataaaatttttaaataataattttacctctaatcataataaaaaattttaattaatgggtgaaaatttaaatttttaatagctAACAAATCACAATAGTTTctgtcaaaccttgggtggaaaatagggAGTTGAcctcataataataaaaacattatcGGCTTGTGTGACACCATCTCCTccattcaaaaaaataatgatgatatttgaaataacaagaaataaaatCGGTGTGTACTTTTCGTAACTTGTACTTCAACTAATTTAaaggaaattttatttgaagaagTTGGCCTGAATTTGGGATCGCATAAATCTATGTGTCCGAACAAACAGTCAAATCCTGCCAATCAAagtttttatcataatttcGGTCATATAAATCTACCAAAagttatattcaaatatttgaatgatGCCTTTTATAtctaagtatatatatttacacatatattttgataaattttttttatattgataggATTGTGATAAGAACATCAGTGGATAGCTTGATCGTGAGGACATTATAAGCATATATAATAGTTAATCTAAAAACATTCATactcttaatattattatattgactAAGAATATAGATAATACGGTAAatgaattataatattataatattagaaTATCCTATCGAAAGATAGCAACAGATTTCATGTATCGAGATTGTCAATATCAACGTAGTGCAACACAAGCATGGATGCATGTTAACTACATGTCCATCGAATTGGCTCACCAAGAAAATCTCACATAGATGATAATTCAaatgtctataaaataaatcttttaatagATGGTggtatatatgatttttaaacttgagatcACTGAAACATTTTGTACACCAATTAGTTTGGTTTAACACTAGTTTAACATAGCCCTTTTCCAAAGGTTATCAGGATGGTAATGGTTGGGTATGTTGAAAAGTAAAACGAGGTTACAGTGAATCAACAAAGGATTCATTAATCTCTAGTATAATAATAGATATCTAAATGAGTCATTTGGTTACGACAATATACTAAAATAAATCACCATGGTGAGAAAGTGTTTGTGGATGATCTAACATTAACGCAATTGTTGCTTAACTAACcgaatatttatatcaaaagtaatataagataaacattatttttatattttagcctTAACGAAATATCGATTGATAATAGATATCTTCTGATGATTCTTTATCAATTGGGTATCTATGATGTCTTACTAAAAACCTCTCATAAtttgtgaataattttttgattaattagattaatcttatatttattcattGCCAAGACGATAGGGACCTATGGGTCACATTTAACAAGGGGTTGATACCCATGATTGAAAGATTGTAGAGTAATCACATATAAAGTGAGTCACACCCAAAAGCATTAATACactcaattaatatatattaaaacattggCCAAAAGTGCAATTAAACTAACTCATGGgatgaattatataaaaagcaATGTTAAGGGTTTGATGTGTCTCATATAATTTGAGAcattatttgatagaaaagatataaatttaCCCAAACACAATACTAATTTTAagaacattaaaataaaataatactaaggTACAATTTAAAAGAGCCTTCAAACATCTCCACCACCTTATccacttttattattaataaataaaaaaaattatatccaatttaatgattataaatcgaccattgaaatttttcttgttctcAAACCCCAATATAGAGCAGGCCTACTCGAATAAGATTCCATCATtaaaaaacaatgaagaaaatTGCAGGGATTCCCGGCTCAGAGATACccaattttcttttcctttcttcttattTGGAATCATTTGATAACAACATTATCATGTCAATATTATAAGAGCTACTGAAATCACGATACATTTGTTTGGTTTTACGGATTTTACTGTGAACAATTCATGATAAAAGCAAGAATTCTTTCATTAAttctaaataaatatgaaataaaactaaatatatatggACAACAAGAAGAATTTTAGGGATTGAGAAAGCTAGGATAAAAGGAAAACCAATTTTTGCTACAGTGATGgcacaattgatgatgattttatATACACTACAATACATGAGAGCTGTAAAGGTAAGATAcccataaatttaattttaaaaaaataaattaaagaaaaaaaaggaaaagagaagtgAAGGAGGTGGGagtcaaaaaaggaaaatggaaaaagaaggATTTGTGCTTAGCTTCAACTCTGCTTAGACTTATCCTTCAGAGTATTTGGTACAAATTGTATTAATGCTGAACCTCCCTATCTCTGGCCTTGTTGCTAAATTTGCGAAGTGGGTGAGAGGCCTTCTTCTGATCTGCGGGAGGCCTGCCCAGATGTCGATGACTTGTCCAGTCCGCGGACATTGTATCTCTCATATACCTTTTCACGGTTTTCTGACCACCAGGTCTCCGCTTGCTGTTCACCAAATCTTCTCCGGCTGCATAAGTTTGAACAGTTTCAGGCATTGTAACTTTACCATATTAACGCATCTAACATAATATCTTAAGaacaatattcaaattaaattaacagaATGATGCACAGGAGAAGACCACACACGTGAAGAGAAAAACCACTTATGCACAAGTTTGGATAACAGCATAACAAAATTACCTGAAGCGCACTCGTTTTAAATCTCTGGTTCCATCTCGCAAGGCTACAAGAGTTATATACACGCCAGACTCATACTGTTCAATCCACTCAGCCTCAAGTCGATTACTGTTGACAGCCATTGCAGAATTTCTTGACTTCATACCATTCTCACCATCTTGTAAAGGACCAGAATCTTTCCCATTTGAAGATTCTGACATCCGACTGCCACTAGCATAAACCGCACTACCATTTGGCAGTCTGGCATCAGGATGGTCATCCCTCCCATTGGCTCCAGTAGGTTCTTGGAGTAAGTGTGCAAGATTTCCAGATCCATTAGAAGAGATAGAGTCAATTCCTGAGGGAAAACCCAGGTTAGAGCTGCTGACTGAATCAGACCTCGAATGGCGCACTTCGTTTGCATCTGAATAATGAACTCCATTTGATTCCAAGCCATTTAGTAGGTAAGCTGGCCTCACGCTCTCAGAGTCGTAAGCTCCAGGTGGCAGCTTCTCAGCCATGTCTTTTAGCTGTGATAATACACAGGAATGAAATCACAGTACTATCATCAAAAGCATCAATTACgtttatagaaaattaaataggAAATGGTGAAGTGAGCAAAGTATGTTCTCAAGGAACGCAGAATCTTGATTTCCAAATTCCAAAGCGTGTTTCAAACAATGCCACAAGTATTTATGACTTTCTTTCCACCACTAAATTAGTAACAATTTTAAGGACAGTTGTGTAGCCTAATCTTCCAGTGAAATCATGTCAGTGTCCTCTTTCTAAAGAGAATTTTAGTTTACTAAATTCGATATAATGGCAGATTAACTTCTAACACATAGCAAGCACAAGTTTGGAACAAGATCAATCTTAAACAGAAGAACATATATAAGTAATAACCTGAGCTGTTAGTGACTTGATAACTTCTTTTGCAGCTTTAGCTTTTGCAGATTCCTCCGCAGCAACTGCTGCAGCTTCTTGAGCTTTCTTCGTTGATTTCTGAAGCTCTAGTTCTTGGAGCTCACATCTTTGCCTTAGGCTCTCAACCTAAATCATAATCATAGTCATCAAGATTAAGATAGCGCGTTTGAACATGACAATGCTCCCCAGCACCCACCCTGCGAGGCCATGCAGGGGTCCAagaatataaaacaaaacaaaacaaaaaacttgaGACTCTACCTGTGCCCGCAGCTTAAGCACTTCTTGATTCAAAAGTTCATTAGTCTTCTTCAAACTATCGGTAATACTTTTTGAGAAAGAAAGTCCTGAAGTCGTAGGAATGGGTGTGGCCGATCGAGGGGGACTGGGTCTCCTTGAGAGAGGTGACACAGACCTGGAACTTACTCCAGATGGTGTGAGAATTGGTTTAGGAGTCAATCGTCGCATATCAACAGAAGTAGAGAGAAAAACATCTTTCAGCTGTAACAAAGAAGGTGCTTGGGAGGAGCGTACAAGGGAAAAAGTATCAGCTTTCTTGCTCTGTTTAGCTGCTTTGCTGTCTAACTGCTTAATCAAATCCATATTGGAAGGCATTGTTGACTTGGACAATTTAATATCAGCCTTGTCCAATCTGTCCTTGCTTTCACCTGAAAGGCGAGGCATAACATTCCTCCTGTTATTGCTACCAGATTCTAACACCTTGTTTAGTTTGGCATAACAGGAATCACAAACACGAAATGGTTTATCAGGATTAGGTGCCAGTGCTGCTCTTATTGCTTTTCTTGAACTACATGAATGGCAGTGAACAAGTCCACAGTTATAGCAGTTATGTCTTTTCCGAGTGAAACCAAAAGCCTGTCTACACGCTGAGCACTGAGACTGCTCAGCACTAGATACCCATTTATGAAGACATATAGCTGCAGAATAATTTGAACCACAAGCAATATATTTTACATGTCTATCCTTTAGAGCTTCAACCAAAGTTGGTGTTTTTCGATCTTCAACATCTCCATGGCCCAATCTTCCATTAGCACCCTTTCCCCATGTATATACTTCATTCCTGGTTGTTAAGACTGCTACATGATAACCACCACAAGCAATTTCTTCAACACACTCCCCAGCAAGTTTATCTTCAACCAGGTATGGCATCCTTCCATCGGCATTGGGATTCCCCAGTTGACCATATACAGTACTCCCCATCGTAAAAACATGTCCTGATGTGGTC
This is a stretch of genomic DNA from Mangifera indica cultivar Alphonso chromosome 11, CATAS_Mindica_2.1, whole genome shotgun sequence. It encodes these proteins:
- the LOC123229312 gene encoding PH, RCC1 and FYVE domains-containing protein 1-like isoform X3, with translation MDGMMEASTLRDLTSTSASDSSVSVSRDTSSPEVSVSLSNPITSAKSFQPENSISLNNERSHVESDNTNMQVKGSGSDVFRVSVSSAPSTSSHGSAPDDCDALGDVYIWGEVICDNVVKLGVDKSTSYLSSRTDVLLPRPLESNVVLDVHHIACGVRHAALVTRQGEVFTWGEESGGRLGHGAGKDIIEPRLLESLAVTTVDFVACGEFHTCAVTMAGEVYTWGDGTHNVGLLGHGTDVSHWIPKRISGPLEGLQVASVTCGPWHTALITSMGQLFTFGDGTFGVLGHGDRENVSFPREVESLSGLRTIAVACGVWHTAAVVEVIVTQSSASVSSGKLFTWGDGDKNRLGHGDKEARLKPTCVPALIDYNFHKIACGHSLTVGLTTSGHVFTMGSTVYGQLGNPNADGRMPYLVEDKLAGECVEEIACGGYHVAVLTTRNEVYTWGKGANGRLGHGDVEDRKTPTLVEALKDRHVKYIACGSNYSAAICLHKWVSSAEQSQCSACRQAFGFTRKRHNCYNCGLVHCHSCSSRKAIRAALAPNPDKPFRVCDSCYAKLNKVLESGSNNRRNVMPRLSGESKDRLDKADIKLSKSTMPSNMDLIKQLDSKAAKQSKKADTFSLVRSSQAPSLLQLKDVFLSTSVDMRRLTPKPILTPSGVSSRSVSPLSRRPSPPRSATPIPTTSGLSFSKSITDSLKKTNELLNQEVLKLRAQVESLRQRCELQELELQKSTKKAQEAAAVAAEESAKAKAAKEVIKSLTAQLKDMAEKLPPGAYDSESVRPAYLLNGLESNGVHYSDANEVRHSRSDSVSSSNLGFPSGIDSISSNGSGNLAHLLQEPTGANGRDDHPDARLPNGSAVYASGSRMSESSNGKDSGPLQDGENGMKSRNSAMAVNSNRLEAEWIEQYESGVYITLVALRDGTRDLKRVRFSRRRFGEQQAETWWSENREKVYERYNVRGLDKSSTSGQASRRSEEGLSPTSQI
- the LOC123229312 gene encoding PH, RCC1 and FYVE domains-containing protein 1-like isoform X2 produces the protein MVVKDESSLIWISSSGERSLKLASVSKIIPGQRTAVFQRYLRPEKDYLSFSLIYNNGKRSLDLICKDKVEAEVWIAGLKALIPSGQGGRSKIDGWNDGGLYLEDSRDLTSTSASDSSVSVSRDTSSPEVSVSLSNPITSAKSFQPENSISLNNERSHVESDNTNMQVKGSGSDVFRVSVSSAPSTSSHGSAPDDCDALGDVYIWGEVICDNVVKLGVDKSTSYLSSRTDVLLPRPLESNVVLDVHHIACGVRHAALVTRQGEVFTWGEESGGRLGHGAGKDIIEPRLLESLAVTTVDFVACGEFHTCAVTMAGEVYTWGDGTHNVGLLGHGTDVSHWIPKRISGPLEGLQVASVTCGPWHTALITSMGQLFTFGDGTFGVLGHGDRENVSFPREVESLSGLRTIAVACGVWHTAAVVEVIVTQSSASVSSGKLFTWGDGDKNRLGHGDKEARLKPTCVPALIDYNFHKIACGHSLTVGLTTSGHVFTMGSTVYGQLGNPNADGRMPYLVEDKLAGECVEEIACGGYHVAVLTTRNEVYTWGKGANGRLGHGDVEDRKTPTLVEALKDRHVKYIACGSNYSAAICLHKWVSSAEQSQCSACRQAFGFTRKRHNCYNCGLVHCHSCSSRKAIRAALAPNPDKPFRVCDSCYAKLNKVLESGSNNRRNVMPRLSGESKDRLDKADIKLSKSTMPSNMDLIKQLDSKAAKQSKKADTFSLVRSSQAPSLLQLKDVFLSTSVDMRRLTPKPILTPSGVSSRSVSPLSRRPSPPRSATPIPTTSGLSFSKSITDSLKKTNELLNQEVLKLRAQVESLRQRCELQELELQKSTKKAQEAAAVAAEESAKAKAAKEVIKSLTAQLKDMAEKLPPGAYDSESVRPAYLLNGLESNGVHYSDANEVRHSRSDSVSSSNLGFPSGIDSISSNGSGNLAHLLQEPTGANGRDDHPDARLPNGSAVYASGSRMSESSNGKDSGPLQDGENGMKSRNSAMAVNSNRLEAEWIEQYESGVYITLVALRDGTRDLKRVRFSRRRFGEQQAETWWSENREKVYERYNVRGLDKSSTSGQASRRSEEGLSPTSQI
- the LOC123229312 gene encoding PH, RCC1 and FYVE domains-containing protein 1-like isoform X1: MADLVSYGNAHRDIEQALIALKKGAQLLKYGRKGKPKFYPFRLSNDESSLIWISSSGERSLKLASVSKIIPGQRTAVFQRYLRPEKDYLSFSLIYNNGKRSLDLICKDKVEAEVWIAGLKALIPSGQGGRSKIDGWNDGGLYLEDSRDLTSTSASDSSVSVSRDTSSPEVSVSLSNPITSAKSFQPENSISLNNERSHVESDNTNMQVKGSGSDVFRVSVSSAPSTSSHGSAPDDCDALGDVYIWGEVICDNVVKLGVDKSTSYLSSRTDVLLPRPLESNVVLDVHHIACGVRHAALVTRQGEVFTWGEESGGRLGHGAGKDIIEPRLLESLAVTTVDFVACGEFHTCAVTMAGEVYTWGDGTHNVGLLGHGTDVSHWIPKRISGPLEGLQVASVTCGPWHTALITSMGQLFTFGDGTFGVLGHGDRENVSFPREVESLSGLRTIAVACGVWHTAAVVEVIVTQSSASVSSGKLFTWGDGDKNRLGHGDKEARLKPTCVPALIDYNFHKIACGHSLTVGLTTSGHVFTMGSTVYGQLGNPNADGRMPYLVEDKLAGECVEEIACGGYHVAVLTTRNEVYTWGKGANGRLGHGDVEDRKTPTLVEALKDRHVKYIACGSNYSAAICLHKWVSSAEQSQCSACRQAFGFTRKRHNCYNCGLVHCHSCSSRKAIRAALAPNPDKPFRVCDSCYAKLNKVLESGSNNRRNVMPRLSGESKDRLDKADIKLSKSTMPSNMDLIKQLDSKAAKQSKKADTFSLVRSSQAPSLLQLKDVFLSTSVDMRRLTPKPILTPSGVSSRSVSPLSRRPSPPRSATPIPTTSGLSFSKSITDSLKKTNELLNQEVLKLRAQVESLRQRCELQELELQKSTKKAQEAAAVAAEESAKAKAAKEVIKSLTAQLKDMAEKLPPGAYDSESVRPAYLLNGLESNGVHYSDANEVRHSRSDSVSSSNLGFPSGIDSISSNGSGNLAHLLQEPTGANGRDDHPDARLPNGSAVYASGSRMSESSNGKDSGPLQDGENGMKSRNSAMAVNSNRLEAEWIEQYESGVYITLVALRDGTRDLKRVRFSRRRFGEQQAETWWSENREKVYERYNVRGLDKSSTSGQASRRSEEGLSPTSQI